The following are encoded together in the Hoplias malabaricus isolate fHopMal1 chromosome 3, fHopMal1.hap1, whole genome shotgun sequence genome:
- the kcnh4b gene encoding potassium voltage-gated channel subfamily H member 4, which produces MPVMKGLLAPQNTFLDTIATRFDGTHSNFLLGNAQGHRGYPIVYCSDGFCELTGFVRTEVMQKNCSCHFLYGPGTSEHVAQGMEKALEGKEEYQTEVQFYKKNGTSFWCLLDIVPIKNEKGEMVLFLFSFKDITDTHGKGQHSSLRDDEKRLSRKSGSSRLTEARRRGRTVLCHITSQFSRGGKNEVNLGGNMFEKPSLPEYKVAAVKKSRFILLHYSISKALWDWMILLATFYVAVTVPYNVCFTPYNELDTAARSTIVSDIAVEMLFILDIILNFRTTYVSQSGQVVYDSRSICIHYAATWFFVDLVAALPFDLLYAFNITVTSLVHLLKTVRLLRLLRLLQKLDRYSQYSAMVLTLLMSMFALLAHWMACIWYVIGRKEMERNHGNDWDIGWLHELGRRLESPYLNNTVGGPSVRSAYIASLYFTLSSLTSVGFGNVCANTDAEKIFSICTMLIGALMHAVVFGNVTAIIQRMYSRRSLYHTRMKDLKDFIRVHRLPQQLKQRMLEYFQTTWSVNNGIDANELLHDFPDELRADIAMHLNKDILQLPVFEGASRGCLRSLSLHIKTSFCAPGEYLIRQGDALHANYFVCSGSLEVLKDSMVLALLGKGDLIGSDLPGQDHVIKTNADVKALTYCDLQYISVKGLREVLELYPEYASVFTAEIHHNLTYNLREGSEAEGLTRFSRSPRFPHNNRVDTSASTDSKLPSIVETSGDPDDYYHLSPASRSRRNLLLPSLNSPVRRTSLGNLLGDELRQFNALRRCRSPVRGSCKSPSPQPQAKLEHHPHTAPSTPPNSTHSIQSQAGSTAQKPTKLLIPTLSCLRPPDLSPRVVDGIEDNGRVFHFSAERSGSNASAMESRDSVQVNTTLLQETEEVRQTISQLNKKMNSLNQEVSQLTKDLHHMMHLLQAQVAVNHYTASLSSYPYGVHMMSNPAASTAMAYSMGSSMHLHQEAHSHHHHVDHTTSENVSHLGSSTWNHSGAHGAASTGLQEQSESQGHFPQADPLHQPPGSPDPGSCKWSSINTSTTSYYTPNQQSLTSSTLLRISPGHHAAQGTQTGLEDNGPSLSVVTGGSGLASISRSQPILCALPSHNSDYSHLLSSAPTSTHSLLMASRPYPNLQPSAEPTLPHSAPALSELNLSSAVTHSDRNIPDTSSLLDEDTEVCVHLSDCSPPPPRLDSASVDLPLGDLSRVGHTSRECLLAEQGSVESQDSELSESRSRRSSTGMQSQTQGSETSWCLDLMD; this is translated from the exons GAACCTCATTCTGGTGTCTTTTAGACATCGTCCCTATTAAGAATGAGAAAGGAGAGATGGTGCTTTTCCTGTTCTCCTTCAAAgacatcacagacacacacgggAAGGGTCAACACAGCAGTTTGAGAGATG ATGAGAAGAGACTGAGCAGAAAGAGTGGGAGTTCTCGTCTCACAGAGGCTCGACGGAGAGGACGCACCGTACTCTGCCACATCACCAGCCAGTTCTCCCGTGGGGGCAAGAATGAGGTCAACCTGGGAGGG AATATGTTTGAGAAGCCATCTTTACCCGAGTATAAAGTGGCTGCAGTGAAGAAGTCCCGTTTCATCCTCCTCCATTACAGTATCTCTAAGGCATTGTGGGATTGGATGATCCTGCTGGCTACTTTCTATGTTGCTGTGACGGTGCCATATAATGTGTGTTTTACACCATACAACGAGTTGGACACAGCTGCAAGGAGCACCATTGTCAGTGACATCGCTGTGGAGATGCTTTTCATCCTCG ATATCATCCTGAACTTCCGCACCACATACGTGAGCCAGTCGGGTCAGGTGGTGTACGACTCCCGTTCCATCTGCATCCACTATGCTGCTACATGGTTCTTTGTGGATCTGGTGGCTGCGCTGCCCTTTGACCTCCTGTATGCATTCAACATCACTGTT ACGTCCCTGGTGCACCTCCTGAAGACAGTGCGTCTGCTGCGTTTGTTGCGTCTGCTGCAGAAACTGGACCGTTACTCTCAGTACAGTGCCATGGTGCTCACTCTGCTCATGTCTATGTTTGCACTGCTGGCACACTGGATGGCCTGCATCTGGTACGTCATCGGACGCAAGGAGATGGAGCGCAACCATGGCAATGACTGGGACATAG GCTGGCTGCATGAATTAGGGAGGCGTCTGGAGAGTCCTTACCTGAACAACACAGTCGGCGGACCCTCAGTTCGCAGCGCTTACATCGCCTCCTTGTACTTTACCCTCAGCAGCCTCACCAGTGTGGGCTTTGGAAATGTCTGTGCAAACACAGATGCAGAGAAGATTTTCTCCATCTGCACCATGCTCATCGGGG CCCTTATGCATGCAGTAGTTTTTGGAAACGTGACAGCCATTATCCAGCGAATGTATTCACGCCGCTCACTCTACCACACGCGCATGAAAGACCTGAAGGATTTTATCAGAGTTCACCGGCTTCCTCAGCAGCTGAAGCAGCGCATGCTGGAGTATTTCCAGACCACCTGGTCTGTCAACAATGGCATTGATGCTAATGAG cttctgcatgatttCCCAGATGAGTTGCGGGCGGATATAGCCATGCACCTAAATAAGGACATCCTGCAGCTGCCTGTGTTTGAGGGTGCGAGCCGTGGTTGcttacgctctctctctctgcacattaAAACGTCCTTCTGTGCTCCGGGGGAGTACCTGATCCGCCAGGGTGATGCCCTCCATGCCAACTACTTTGTCTGTTCTGGCTCACTGGAGGTGCTCAAGGACAGCATGGTGCTCGCCCTACTAG GAAAGGGGGATCTGATTGGTTCAGACCTTCCAGGCCAAGATCATGTGATCAAAACCAACGCTGACGTGAAGGCCCTGACCTACTGTGACCTGCAGTACATCAGTGTGAAAGGGTTAAGGGAGGTCCTAGAGCTTTACCCCGAATATGCCAGCGTCTTTACTGCAGAAATCCACCACAATCTCACTTACAACCTCAGAGAGGGCAGTGAGGCCGag GGTCTCACAAGGTTTTCACGCTCTCCCAGATTCCCTCAT AATAATCGAGTGGACACCAGTGCATCAACTGACAGCAAGCTCCCCTCCATCGTAGAAACCAGCGGTGACCCAGATGATTACTATCACCTCTCCCCAGCCTCGCGGTCTCGCCGGAACCTCCTCCTGCCCAGTCTGAACAGCCCTGTTCGCCGCACCTCCCTGGGGAACCTTCTGGGCGATGAGCTTCGGCAGTTTAATGCTCTCCGTCGCTGTCGCTCACCCGTCAGGGGGAGCTGTAAAAGCCCTTCGCCACAACCCCAGGCCAAACTGGAGCACCACCCACATACAGCCCCCTCTACTCCACCCAACAGCACTCACAGCATCCAGAGCCAAGCAGGCAGCACAGCACAAAAACCCACCAAACTACTCATCCCCACCCTCAGCTGCCTCAGACCTCCAGACCTCAGCCCCAG GGTGGTTGATGGGATTGAAGATAATGGCCGTGTGTTTCACTTCAGCGCAGAGCGCAGCGGGAGCAATGCTAGTGCCATGGAATCAAGAG ATTCTGTTCAGGTGAACACCACCTTGCTTCAAGAgacagaggaagtgagacagaCCATCAGTCAACTCAACaaaaaa ATGAACAGCTTGAACCAGGAGGTTTCTCAGCTGACCAAGGACCTGCATCACATGATGCATCTCCTTCAAGCACAAGTGGCTGTTAATCATTACACCGCCTCGCTGTCCTCGTACCCTTATGGAGTGCACATGATGTCCAACCCAGCTGCCAGCACTGCTATGGCCTACAGCATGGGCTCCAGCATGCACCTGCACCAGGAGGCCCACAGTCATCACCATCATGTGGACCACACAACCTCTGAAAACGTCAGTCACCTAGGGTCCAGCACGTGGAACCACAGTGGAGCACATG GTGCAGCAAGTACAGGTTTGCAGGAACAGTCTGAAAGTCAAGGGCACTTCCCTCAGGCTGACCCTCTTCATCAGCCTCCTGGTAGCCCTGATCCTGGTTCCTgtaaatggagctccatcaacACCTCCACCACCTCTTACTACACCCCCAACCAGCAATCCCTCACCAGCTCAACTCTCCTGAGAATCAGCCCTGGTCATCATGCAGCACAGGGCACCCAGACAGGACTTGAGGACAATGGCCCATCCCTTAGCGTGGTCACTGGGGGCAGCGGTCTTGCTAGCATTAGCCGCTCACAGCCCATTTTATGTGCTTTGCCTTCACACAACTCGGACTACTCCCACTTACTGTCCAGTGCGCCGACATCAACGCACTCTCTGTTGATGGCTAGCCGCCCGTATCCAAACCTCCAGCCATCTGCAGAACCCACCTTGCCCCATTCAGCTCCAGCTTTGAGCGAACTGAACCTGAGCTCAGCGGTCACTCATAGTGACCGAAACATCCCAGACACCTCCAGCCTCCTGGATGAGGACACGGAGGTTTGTGTCCATCTGTCTGATTGTTCGCCTCCTCCACCAAGGCTGGATTCTGCTTCAGTGGACCTTCCTCTGGGAGACTTGAGCAGAGTGGGCCACACTAGTCGCGAGTGCCTGCTGGCCGAGCAAGGGTCTGTGGAGAGCCAGGACAGCGAGCTGTCCGAATCCAGGTCCAGGAGGTCCAGCACTGGGATGCAGTCTCAGACCCAGGGCTCTGAAACATCCTGGTGCTTGGACCTGATGGACTGA